One segment of Paenibacillus rhizovicinus DNA contains the following:
- a CDS encoding aldo/keto reductase, producing MKYTYLGRSGLKVSRLCLGTMNFGVDTEEKEAFKIMDAALDAGINFFDTANIYGWGENAGRTEEIIGRWFKQGGGRRERTVLATKFYGDMSDKTDGPNRDGGLSAYKLRRHLEGSLARLQTDHIELYQMHHVDRNVSWDELWNAFQAAQTQGKIGYVGASNFAGWDLAVAQGEAKARGVLGLVSEQHKYNLLCRLPELEVLPAAQGLGIGVIPWSPLDGGLLAGNIKRGGGGKRSGDVSRFDKHAAQLEAYAKLCDELGEREDVVSLAWLIANPAVTAPIIGVRTLEQFERSLRTVEVELDQATLARIDEIFPGPGGEAPRAYAW from the coding sequence ATGAAGTACACGTATTTGGGACGTTCGGGTTTGAAAGTCAGCCGTCTCTGTCTCGGCACGATGAATTTCGGCGTAGATACGGAAGAGAAGGAAGCCTTCAAAATCATGGATGCGGCGCTTGATGCCGGGATCAACTTTTTCGATACAGCGAACATTTACGGATGGGGCGAGAACGCCGGCCGCACCGAAGAAATTATCGGCCGTTGGTTTAAGCAGGGCGGCGGACGCCGCGAGCGCACGGTTCTGGCGACGAAATTCTATGGCGATATGAGCGACAAGACGGATGGTCCTAACCGTGACGGCGGTCTCTCGGCGTACAAGCTTCGCCGTCATTTGGAAGGCTCGCTTGCGCGGTTGCAAACGGATCACATCGAGCTGTACCAAATGCATCACGTCGACCGCAACGTGAGCTGGGACGAGCTGTGGAACGCATTCCAAGCGGCGCAGACGCAAGGCAAGATCGGCTATGTCGGCGCCAGCAACTTCGCGGGCTGGGACCTTGCCGTCGCGCAAGGCGAAGCGAAAGCGCGCGGCGTACTCGGCCTTGTTTCCGAACAACATAAATATAACCTGCTTTGCCGCTTGCCGGAATTAGAAGTGCTGCCGGCAGCCCAAGGCCTGGGCATCGGCGTTATTCCTTGGAGTCCGCTGGACGGCGGCCTGCTCGCAGGCAACATCAAACGCGGCGGCGGCGGCAAACGGAGCGGCGACGTATCGCGCTTCGACAAGCATGCGGCGCAGCTGGAAGCCTATGCGAAGCTGTGCGACGAGCTCGGCGAACGCGAGGATGTCGTTTCGCTGGCTTGGCTGATCGCCAATCCGGCCGTAACCGCACCGATTATCGGCGTTCGGACGCTGGAGCAGTTCGAACGTTCCCTGCGCACGGTGGAAGTAGAGCTTGACCAAGCGACCCTGGCGCGGATCGACGAGATTTTCCCAGGACCTGGCGGAGAAGCGCCTCGCGCCTACGCTTGGTAG
- a CDS encoding ABC transporter substrate-binding protein, with amino-acid sequence MKKGLAVVATTWMSASLVLSACGSSTNDTNHSTNDTSTAADSNAKDAPPAKDVTLSLRHTQIKETSKVRLKILQDVVAKTVEENPGLKINLEGIDEVVNRDQKLKAEMAAGNPPDIFEVFGGADLNLYVKAGRMLDLTPMIEELGIKDKFASLDEFTIDGKVYGLPFGGYSEGIFYNKKMFADMGLSIPRTFDELLKLSDSIRAKGKTPFALAAKDAWVNGMLWNTVMERHVGIKGFEGLVSGAAKWTDPDFVAGFSDYYKLVDNDYFTKGALGLAYAEQGAKFLKGDAAMVFTGTWDVNRFTGDEAGDLNGKIGYFSFPSIEGGKGDQTSINASYSNGFGFSSSLSDDQKAMVKAFVRNFFNEEIQKRTLLEDKVLPSMKLSDLSGVDPLISEVLQVMSGASSSWKAFDAIVQPSVGADVGVGLQELIGKVKQPEAVAKEIQASQDKANAQK; translated from the coding sequence ATGAAGAAAGGGTTAGCGGTCGTTGCAACGACATGGATGTCGGCATCACTTGTTCTCTCTGCTTGCGGTTCCTCCACGAACGATACCAACCATTCGACGAACGATACATCGACGGCGGCGGATTCGAATGCCAAGGACGCGCCTCCGGCCAAGGACGTGACTTTGTCGCTCCGACATACGCAAATCAAGGAAACGAGCAAGGTTCGTTTGAAAATCCTCCAAGACGTCGTCGCGAAGACGGTGGAGGAGAATCCCGGTCTCAAGATCAATTTGGAAGGCATCGACGAAGTCGTCAACCGCGACCAGAAGCTGAAAGCGGAAATGGCGGCAGGCAATCCGCCGGATATTTTCGAAGTGTTCGGCGGCGCGGACTTGAACTTGTACGTCAAGGCGGGGCGCATGCTCGACCTGACGCCGATGATCGAGGAGCTGGGCATCAAGGACAAATTCGCCAGCTTGGACGAATTCACCATCGACGGCAAAGTGTACGGTCTGCCGTTCGGAGGCTACAGCGAAGGCATTTTCTACAACAAGAAAATGTTCGCGGACATGGGACTCTCCATCCCGAGAACTTTCGACGAGCTGCTGAAGCTGTCCGATTCGATCAGAGCGAAAGGCAAAACGCCGTTTGCGCTGGCCGCGAAGGACGCTTGGGTCAACGGCATGCTCTGGAATACGGTCATGGAGCGCCATGTCGGCATCAAAGGCTTTGAAGGGCTCGTCTCGGGCGCAGCCAAGTGGACCGATCCTGATTTCGTCGCCGGATTCAGCGACTATTACAAGCTGGTGGATAACGATTACTTTACGAAGGGCGCGCTCGGCCTGGCTTATGCGGAGCAAGGCGCGAAGTTCCTTAAAGGCGATGCAGCGATGGTGTTCACGGGCACGTGGGACGTGAACCGCTTCACGGGCGACGAAGCCGGCGATCTGAATGGCAAGATCGGCTATTTCTCCTTCCCTTCCATTGAGGGCGGCAAAGGCGACCAGACGTCGATCAATGCGAGCTACTCCAACGGCTTCGGCTTCTCGTCCAGCCTGTCGGATGACCAGAAAGCGATGGTCAAGGCGTTTGTCCGCAACTTCTTTAACGAAGAGATTCAGAAACGAACGCTGCTGGAGGACAAAGTGCTGCCGTCCATGAAGCTGTCCGACCTGTCCGGCGTAGATCCGCTCATCTCCGAAGTGCTGCAGGTGATGTCGGGCGCATCGTCCTCCTGGAAAGCGTTCGACGCCATCGTGCAGCCGAGCGTAGGCGCCGATGTGGGCGTGGGCCTGCAGGAGCTGATCGGCAAAGTGAAGCAGCCGGAAGCCGTAGCCAAGGAAATCCAGGCGTCCCAAGACAAAGCGAACGCGCAGAAATAA
- a CDS encoding carbohydrate ABC transporter permease: MINALRNPWTYIAFVVPTLVLYMLFFIYPVVVSFIYGLYQWDGVSQKAFVGIDNFKRLLHDSTFLKALGNNMYFMAFSLIVNIPLVLLISIVISKVRRLRGFYKSAVFVPVVISTATVAILFGVLYDYESGLFNHVLRAIGGDGWAREWLSKPKLAMLSILIANAWQNIGFFIVLCLAAVLNVPKEIADAAKIDGVNGWNETWLVTLPLIRPILFVMLLLTVSGTLKVLDIVQIMTNGGPFRSTEVMSTYMLKVGFRSLELGYGSAIGVAMFVITLLMSGILQRIARSEEVQY, translated from the coding sequence ATGATCAATGCGCTCCGTAATCCATGGACCTATATCGCATTCGTCGTTCCGACACTGGTGCTGTACATGCTGTTTTTCATCTATCCCGTCGTCGTCTCCTTCATTTATGGCCTGTATCAATGGGACGGCGTGTCGCAGAAGGCGTTCGTCGGCATCGATAACTTCAAGCGGCTGCTGCACGATTCGACCTTCCTGAAGGCGCTAGGCAATAACATGTATTTCATGGCTTTCTCGCTGATCGTCAACATTCCGCTCGTGCTTCTGATTTCGATCGTCATCAGCAAGGTCAGACGATTGCGCGGTTTCTATAAATCGGCGGTGTTCGTCCCTGTCGTCATCTCGACGGCTACCGTCGCGATTCTGTTCGGCGTTCTATACGACTACGAATCCGGGTTGTTTAACCATGTGCTTCGCGCGATCGGCGGCGACGGCTGGGCCAGAGAATGGCTCTCGAAGCCGAAGCTGGCGATGCTGTCCATTCTGATTGCGAACGCTTGGCAAAATATCGGATTCTTCATCGTGCTCTGCCTGGCTGCCGTTCTGAACGTACCAAAGGAGATCGCCGATGCGGCCAAGATCGACGGCGTCAACGGCTGGAACGAAACCTGGCTCGTGACGCTGCCGCTAATCCGGCCGATTCTGTTCGTCATGCTGCTGCTGACGGTATCCGGAACGCTGAAGGTGCTTGATATCGTTCAAATCATGACCAATGGCGGACCGTTTCGATCCACGGAAGTCATGTCCACGTACATGCTTAAGGTAGGCTTCCGCTCCTTGGAACTGGGGTACGGCAGCGCGATCGGCGTCGCCATGTTCGTGATCACGCTGCTGATGTCCGGCATCCTGCAGCGAATCGCGCGATCGGAGGAGGTGCAGTACTGA
- a CDS encoding carbohydrate ABC transporter permease, giving the protein MVRMLQSSSRMESEGGVHTRRGRSPGSQWPMHLLLGAYVVVMLFPLMWLLLSSFKTNREITVRTWSLPSHFNFGNYKAAWETAHIGSYALNSLYVTLAACFLTLLLSSATAFALSRMKYKGLSKKIHAFILMGLIVPPSAVFIPLYQLVTDVHLINTLRSLILVYCTYALPITIFILHAFMQSIPLELEEAGIIDGLGAAGLFARIVLPVTVPALVTVFILSFIGNWNEYIISQLFVTSDSLRTLPTGMATFNDGYRTNFSSLSAAVIMSIIPVLAVYMFLQRRIIDGMTAGGVKG; this is encoded by the coding sequence ATGGTTCGCATGCTGCAATCCTCTTCCCGGATGGAGTCTGAAGGTGGAGTTCATACACGTCGAGGCCGCAGCCCGGGCAGTCAATGGCCGATGCATCTGCTGCTAGGGGCGTATGTCGTCGTCATGCTGTTTCCGCTCATGTGGCTTCTCTTGTCCTCCTTCAAAACAAACCGGGAAATTACCGTCCGAACATGGTCGCTGCCATCGCATTTCAATTTCGGGAATTACAAGGCCGCTTGGGAGACCGCCCACATCGGCAGTTACGCGCTGAACAGTCTTTACGTGACGCTGGCCGCCTGCTTCTTAACGCTGCTGCTGTCGTCGGCGACCGCGTTCGCGCTGTCCCGGATGAAATACAAGGGACTCAGCAAGAAAATACACGCTTTTATCCTCATGGGGCTCATCGTGCCGCCAAGCGCGGTGTTCATACCGCTCTATCAACTCGTAACGGATGTTCATCTCATCAATACGCTTCGATCGCTTATTTTGGTATACTGCACCTATGCGCTGCCGATTACGATTTTTATCCTTCACGCCTTCATGCAGTCCATTCCGCTAGAGTTGGAAGAGGCGGGGATTATAGACGGGCTCGGCGCTGCAGGCCTATTTGCCAGAATCGTTCTTCCGGTTACCGTTCCGGCGCTAGTCACCGTGTTCATTCTCTCGTTCATCGGCAACTGGAACGAATATATTATCTCTCAGCTGTTCGTGACCTCGGATTCGCTGCGCACGCTGCCGACGGGGATGGCGACGTTCAACGACGGCTATCGGACCAATTTCTCGTCTCTGTCCGCGGCAGTGATCATGAGCATTATTCCGGTACTGGCCGTGTATATGTTTCTGCAGCGCCGAATTATAGACGGCATGACCGCGGGGGGCGTCAAAGGCTAG
- a CDS encoding cache domain-containing sensor histidine kinase translates to MNLRPKLLLAFISLIVIPLIGLGIASFLNSERLLEKKYSEQTEITLKAVGGNIRYFFRELDQLTDTSVTNPSVQEALRSSRDSVNDASRLIAISQYEKSLGKILFQNPALSMVVLYGKDGTMFRSYRNDPTTFKPIPYDLLQSHSVYAEIIRLAGRPLWIGPYEQAELTGTDAALFTQMRLVKDIDTLNDSGIMVTQVKSDEVDSMLQDFTLTGEQQTQTRYLIIDHDGLVMMDSRHELDGRKAGDETKLDLQATERYASYHGKFGHEDSLISAYNLDRSGWVLVSVKSWQSLTSENVRFIQWIGGITLLCLVFAVLFNIFFVSRVAKAIIRVVRKMRLVEQGVLDIRVPAKGKDETVLLARSFNSMVDTIGGLLTEVRTEQERKQRAEMMLMQAQIKPHFLFNTLESINAMAAQNEGGKIMAMVRRLSILLRTSMHHSEIITIRQEVEHVRSYLDIQKYRFEDVFSYELDITDEALDCTILKLTLQPLVENSIQHGFEGLPYSGTIRIAITALEDELVFCIADNGIGMDPNALRRINGLSHVRERDLDANDAGLGERRGMGLHNVADRLRIHYGPKYGLRLCSAAGHGTVIRINIPKQR, encoded by the coding sequence ATGAATCTGCGCCCTAAGCTGCTGCTAGCCTTCATTTCGCTGATTGTCATCCCGCTGATCGGGCTGGGCATAGCCTCCTTTCTGAATTCGGAACGTTTGCTGGAGAAGAAATACAGCGAGCAGACCGAGATCACGCTCAAGGCGGTCGGCGGCAATATCCGCTATTTCTTTCGCGAGCTGGATCAGTTGACGGATACCAGCGTTACGAACCCGAGCGTCCAAGAGGCGCTGCGCAGCTCCCGCGACTCCGTCAACGACGCCAGCCGGCTCATCGCAATCAGCCAATACGAGAAATCGCTGGGCAAGATCTTGTTTCAGAACCCGGCTCTCAGCATGGTCGTGCTGTATGGCAAGGACGGCACGATGTTCCGTTCGTATCGCAACGATCCGACGACTTTTAAGCCGATTCCCTATGATTTGCTGCAAAGCCACTCCGTTTATGCCGAAATTATCAGGCTTGCCGGCCGTCCGCTCTGGATTGGTCCTTATGAGCAGGCGGAGCTGACGGGCACGGACGCGGCGCTGTTCACGCAGATGCGGCTCGTGAAAGATATCGATACGCTGAACGATTCCGGAATCATGGTCACGCAGGTGAAGTCGGACGAGGTCGACAGCATGCTGCAGGACTTCACGCTGACCGGCGAACAGCAGACGCAGACGCGTTATCTCATCATCGATCATGACGGGCTTGTCATGATGGACAGCCGGCATGAGCTCGACGGACGCAAGGCCGGAGACGAGACGAAGCTGGATTTGCAAGCTACGGAACGGTACGCCAGCTACCACGGGAAGTTCGGCCATGAGGATTCGCTCATTTCCGCTTATAACTTGGACAGGAGCGGGTGGGTGCTCGTTTCCGTAAAATCATGGCAGTCCTTGACGAGCGAGAACGTCCGCTTCATTCAATGGATCGGCGGCATCACGCTGCTTTGTCTCGTTTTCGCGGTGCTGTTCAATATTTTCTTCGTCAGCCGGGTCGCCAAAGCGATTATCCGCGTCGTCCGCAAAATGCGCCTTGTGGAGCAGGGGGTGCTCGACATCCGCGTGCCTGCCAAAGGCAAGGACGAAACCGTGCTGCTCGCGCGCAGCTTCAACAGCATGGTCGACACGATCGGCGGCCTGCTCACCGAAGTGCGTACGGAACAAGAGCGCAAGCAGCGGGCCGAGATGATGCTCATGCAGGCGCAGATCAAACCGCATTTTCTCTTCAATACGCTGGAATCGATCAACGCGATGGCGGCTCAGAACGAAGGCGGCAAAATCATGGCCATGGTGCGCCGGCTCAGCATCTTGCTGCGCACGAGCATGCACCATTCCGAGATTATTACGATTCGCCAGGAAGTCGAGCATGTGCGCAGCTACCTGGACATTCAGAAGTATCGCTTCGAGGACGTGTTCAGCTACGAGCTGGATATAACCGACGAGGCGCTGGACTGCACGATTCTGAAGCTGACGCTGCAGCCGCTGGTGGAGAACAGCATCCAGCACGGTTTCGAAGGGCTGCCGTACAGCGGAACGATCCGCATTGCCATTACGGCTTTGGAAGACGAGCTTGTGTTCTGCATCGCCGATAACGGCATTGGCATGGATCCGAACGCGCTGAGACGAATTAACGGTCTGTCGCATGTTCGGGAGCGCGACCTGGATGCGAACGATGCAGGGCTGGGAGAACGCCGGGGCATGGGGCTGCATAACGTCGCGGACCGGCTGCGGATCCATTATGGACCCAAATACGGCTTGCGGCTGTGCTCCGCGGCGGGACATGGGACGGTTATCCGGATCAACATTCCGAAGCAGAGGTGA